The Leptospira stimsonii genome includes the window CTTTATTCGATGCGATGTTCGTTCCAAATTGCCTCCGGTGAAATTCAAATGTCAAAATCTTAACAAGATCAGAAAAATGAATTCCTGCCTGTTTTCAAGATAATAAAAATCTCGGAAGGAATTTTAACAATCTTGCAAGCGAAATTACTATATTTCTCTATTCGCTCACAAGACTATTAGGAAAAATTTAGAAAAGGTTCATTTAATTCTTACTCTATCTCACAGTACTCGCCTTGCAAAAATATACGGAAATCCGGACATACCTCGTGAATCAGTCGTTTTGCCAGTTCGTGGAGTTCCGTTCGTTCCATCTGAAATGAGTGTTAAACTTTCATAACCACCTAACCAAATAGCGTTATATCCATAGGTTCCAGCCGCAAAAGTATCATTTAAAACTTGTTTTGTACTAACAGCGTGCCCTTGAAATCGATCTCTCCTTCTCAGACCTCCAATCCATTCACTGTCAAAATCCATCACAGAAACAAAACCCCGTCCTTGCATTGTAAAATGTCTGACTTGATTCGTGATCGTCGTTCCCGCGACAGAGTCCGGAAGTCGATGTTTATAGAATCTTATTTTTACTCCAGATAAGGACCCGCTCGAGTTCGAAGTTGCGCAAGTAAAACTAATCGTCCGACTCGAAGTAGATAATCCGCTGATTGCCAAAGTTGCATTCATTGGGATACCACCGATCGCTTGCAAAAGTGTCCCCGTCATCCAATTTGTAAAGGATCCGTGAACCAAATTGTCTTCGGCAAGAGCGTTGATCATCTTTTGGCAAGGAGTCGTATTCGCGAACGTTATTGTAAGAACGTTACTCACAATCGAATAGCTAATTGCATCAAAGTCCGTTACATTCGTTCCAAGTGGATCGTAACGAAACGGTTTGTTCAGCCAGTAGTTTACAAGATCAGGCATTCCTCCGCTTCCGCTCGCATTGATCAACTGGTCCGGAGACGCCAGACAAAACGCCGGAAAATCCGTAGACGGTGATCGCATCTCATCCATCCAAAACATTTCTCCTAAGTATTTGCGTTCCTGTTTAAAAATGGAATCCGTAAAATTCTTAAAAAAAAGATAAACTTGATTGATCCCTTTTACTAACTTCAGTGGATTGTTAGCGTCCGGATTGATTCCGGAAATGATATCCGTATGAAGATCCGTCACCAAACCCGTCTTAACGTCACTTGCTTGCTTAGCTTCGGTTACTTCATTGTCTTGAATCCGATGGCCTTTTAACCCCCGATAGAATCTCAAATCTGAACCGAGAGTTACGACTCCGGATGCATTCGTAGAAATCGATCGCAACGGAATATCTCCGGCAACCAAAGAACCTTGTCTAGCAATGATTTCATAGGAGTTGTCTCTCCAAACGATCGGCCCATCGTTCGGAACGTTAGAGGGATTGTTAATTTCCGTTTCTAAAAACTTATGTCGGGCGACGATTGTACAAACGACATTGACTGGAACGATGATTCCTGCAAGAGGAGGAATTTCGATTCTTTTTCCGAATTCGTCATAAGCTATTAAGTGATCCGTTAAGTCAACTCTGCTTGATGTCGATCCGATTGCGATTGTACCTCCCACATCTACTCCAAATCCGAACGCGTCTAGATCACGGATGATGATCTCCTTCGATTTAGATTCTTGTTCTTTTTTCCAGTCCTCGGGAAAGACTCGCTTTCCCATTGTTGGAAATTCTATTCCTGATAATTGATCCATGTTTGCTCCATGAGAGAACGATTGTGTACGCAAAAGATTGCTTCCGTTCTTTATTGATTCTTCTTATTCAAACGCAGAGTAGAGAATGATTCTGCAAATTGTTTCTAAAATGAATTTACGCTTCTTCACAATACTCTTCTTGCAAAGATATACGGAAATCCGGACATACCTCGAGCATCCGTTGTTTTGCCAGTTCGTGGAGTTCCGTTCGTTCCATCCGGTCTCGCATCTCTAACAATTTCCGACCCTAATGAACTTCCCGCGAAATCGCCTCCTTGAATATAACTCCTGGAAGTTGTGATATCTTGGCTCATAAAGTCTCCACCAATGGTCGTGTGCCAATGCCCCTGGAATCGATCTCTCCTTCGTAGACCTCCAATCCATTCGCTGTCAAAATCCATTACAGAAACAAAACCCCGTCCTTGCATTGCAAAATGTCTGACTTGATTTGTAAGCGTCGAACCAGGAGAAACATCCGGAAGACGATGTTTATAAAATCTCAGCTTAGCACCGGATAAGGACCCGCTGGAATTTGCCGCCGAACAAGAAAAACTAATGGTTCTACTCGCTGAAGAAAGTGCGGTAATCGCCAAAGTTGCATTGATTGGAATACCGCCGATTGCCTGCAATAGTGTCCCCGTCATCCAATTCGTAAAGGATCCGTGAACTTGATTGTCTTCGGCAAGAGCGTTGATCATCTTTTGGCAAGGAGTCGTATTTGCGAACGTTATTGTAAGAACGTTACTCGCGATCGAATAGCTGATCGCATCAAAGTCCGTTACATTCGTTCCAAGAGGATCGTAACGAAACGGTTTGTTCAGCCAGTAGTTTACAAGATCGGGCATACCTCCACTTCCACTCGCATTGATCAACTGATCCGGAGACGCCAGACAAAACGCCGGAAAATCCGCAGACGGTGACCGCAACTCATCCATCCAAAACATTTCTCCTAAGTATTTGCGTTCCTGTTTAAACGTGACTTCCGAAAAATTCTTTGAATAGAGATAAGCCTGATTGATCCCTTTTACTAACTTCAGTGGATTGTTAGCGTCCGGATTGATTCCGACAATAAGATCTGCGTGAAGATCAGTCACCAAACCGGTCTTAACCGAACTAGCCTGCTTTTCTTCCGTAATCTGCGCGTCCTTAATATTACTGGTCGAAATTCCTCTCCAAATTCTGAGATCCGTTCCTAACGTTACCAACCCGGAAATATTCGTTGAAAGGGATCGAAGCGGTACGTCGCCGACCGCGAGCGCGCCTTGTCTTGCTAAGATTTCAAAAGAATTGTCTCGCCAAACAATCGGTCCATCGCTTGGAAGATTGGAAGGACTATCGAATTCTGTTTCCTGAAACTTATGTCGAACAACGATCGTTGAACTCATGTTATTCGGAACTGGAATTCCGACCATCGGACTGACTTCGATTCTTTTTCCATTGATATCGTAGGCGACTAATGTATCAATCAGATCTACCTGATTGTCACCGGAGCCAACGACGATCGTACCACCTTTCTGAATTCCGTAACCCAGAAGATCTTGATCTCGATTGATTATCTCTTGCGATTTTGATTCTTGCTCTTTCTTCCAATCTTCCGGGAACACTCTTTTTCCAACGGTTGGAAATTCAATTCCTGATAGTTTATCCATATATTTCTCCTTCAAACTCCGGAAACTCAATCGCTAACGATTCAAGTTCTTGAAACAAAACGGAGACGTTCGTCTTCGTATTATTCTCTATTTGCCTTATCCATTCTCTTTTCAGTCTTTTACAAATTCCTATATAGGTTTCAAAAGAACGGGATTTGATAAGAATTCTATCTGCAAGTTCCGTAATATCGTCGTCCTCCAGACTCGCGGATTCATTTACGAGTGACGTAAGAATCAACTTGAGACTTTCTCTTTCTTCTGAACTTGAATCTTTCCAAACTTTTGACTGCGACAAAAGAATCGGCCAGGAAAGCGGTTCCGTTTTTGGAAATAGGCAAAGAATCTTTTCCATGGCCTCGTCAAATTTTGAGTTGATCGAACGTATTTTTTTTTCTTTATATTCGGATATGGTGAGTTGACCACATTGAAGAAGTTCTAGCACCGTTTTCGGAACCAATTGATTCCCTTCAACTTTTTGATCTTCAGGAACTGCAATCAATCCCCGGTCCGCTTTTTCGGAAAGGGTAAACGGTTTCAATTCTCCCGATTCAAATTTAAAACCTTCGGGAGGAAACGAAGGTCCTTGATAGATCTTTTTCTTTTCCATTCCGTTCTCATCGCGATTGAACAATTCGACTTCTAATTGGACCGCGTGTAGACTGGAAGCTGGAAACTCTTCCAACGAATCCGAAGAATAAACGAATATCTTTTCCATGATTGCTCCTTTTTCGGAGCGTTTGAGTAGTAACGGCGGGATCCGCTTTGTATATTTAATAAATTGAATATTCTCTTATTTTAACGGCTCGTCTTGAATGAAGTTGATTCGTGAGAGTTCCGCCCATAACGAATGGTTCGAAAGCTCCTTGCTCTTCCCAAAGTTCACAAACGTTACCTCCTATATTTACGTTCTCCATAGATGTAACCAACGCGTTTCGGTCAAAAGAAGAAGATGGTTTCGGAAAGGAAAATCTATATCGAAAGAGCAGATATTTTCTCGACATCATGGTTCCATCCAATGTATCTCCGATAACGAAACAATTCTTCGCATCATCACTCTCATACAGTTTCGAATACTGAATGTCGTTCGCATCCAATTGTGTTAAATATTGAATCACTTGTTTTTTGGAGGAAACGGAAGCAATCGATAACTTAAAAGTCTTTGCGAGTAAAAGTCTATTTCTATAGGAATCGTCCGTTTCACCCGGAAGTTTAGCGATCTTATACCTCGCTCCCCAAAGAATCAGTCCGAAGCCGTCACTCGTTTCCAACCACATTTGCCTATAAAGCCAGCTAAGTCTTACGGCTCTTTCGTCCAAAATGGAAAGTAAGGATTTTAGAATTTTAAACCAAAGGCTTGAAGTTCCCAACTTCCGAACCAAGCTTCTCTGATTCTTCCATACAAAAGAATCAAAATTGAAATTGAATCGATCAGGCATAAACGGCTCCTAAAACTTGAAAGCTTGATCCAGCGCTCGCTAATGAACCCACCGGGACATCCACATTGCCGAGCGGATTAAATTCCACATCGATGCAGTTAGGTAATGTTTGATACAAAGCTCTTAGTTGCGAGTCGATGAAGTCTTGGCCTTCCGATAAAGAGAGAAAATATTCCTCTCTAATCTGATCCAATACGGATTGACTTGGAATCGTATCCGAAGAGGAAAATTTTACGGTCACCGTTTTATTGATCACAACTTCGTTTATATTCTCTACCAATACGTGAGCAACTCCTCCCGGATCGTTTTCCTCCGCATTAAAATGATTCTTTAATTGATTCAATTGAGAATCGGATAGAGGTCCGACGGAGCCTTGAAGAAGAATTTTTACTTCACCGTCAGTGTTTAAAACCTTTGCACTCTTAAAGATTGCTCTTTTGATAAATGGAAAACTTTCCGCTTCTGAAATATACCAAGCAGAAGTCCATTTGGAAGAAACTCCCTCGGCGTTCATTAATCTGGAACGGACGGAAGTTCTAGTTTCTCTCAGTTGTCCTTGTTGAACCTGTGTTACTTCAAAGTTTGCAACGTAGTCAATTCCATCCGGAGGATTTTCAATTAACGTGATCGATGAAGGAACCACGTTGCCGATGGGACCATCTAACGCGCATTGCACGAGGGCTTCGATCGTATATTTCCCTTGTGCATCGGAAGCGACTCCTGCAGGAAGAATCAGGGATTCTTGCAAAAAAAAACGAATCCTTTGATCCTCCGGACCTGAAGTTGTAACAACCAAAGCTTGCGGAATCTCACGGTCGATCATCGGTTGAACCGAGGAGCCGATTCTTACTTTAAGGATAGCTGGCAAAGCGGGCTTCCATTGCATTCCTCTTCGAATCAAGTGTTCGTGAAGCGAGTCGTCTTCGGCGGTATGGGGATGGATCGCTTTCTGGATCGAAATCAGTTCCGAATCGATAAAAAGAAATACCGCGTTAGAAAGTGCACGGATCAAAGAAAACGTTTTCGAAGTCGGGCTAAAGGTATGATTCTTAAATACGCCCGAACTCTTGACGGCTTGTAAATGATCGTTTAAAACTTGTTCTTTTGTTGTGTTTAAATTCACTGAAAATCTCCTGAAAAGAAAACAAAAATTCGGTTCATAATTAGGAACGAATTATAATATTATAAATTTAGAATTCGAATTTTCTAGGAACCCATAACGAATCCCTTTAACACCTCTCCGGTCCTGAGTCGAAAGTTTACCAAAATCCTGTTTTCAAAATTTAAACTTACTTCTATCGATTGTGAATCGATAGCCGGATGGAATCTGAGAATCCTCTCTGCATCTCGAATTCTTCCGGCTTGATCAGAATACTCCGTCGAATTCGCCGCGGCCCTTTGTCTGCTATAAATTTCCGGATAATCAAGGTCGTCGGCAACGGTCATTTCGAACATTTCTCGTATTTCGGAAAGAACGATTCGGATCGAATTAGAATCAGTCATTAAATCGTCGTTAGCCGAATCCAATACCAGATCACCGAATTTTAAAGGATCGTTGGTCAAGTCTATCATTAGGTTCCTGCCTTCGGTTTGCTCGATACAGCTGGGCCGATCGGAGTATCAGTGTAATCCGTTAAGTGGGAGGAGAGTCCGATGGATTCGGAGGAGTTCGCTTTCGCAGTGATTTCTTTTTCTGCTTCTACTTTACCTTTTGTTTTAAAATCACCGTCCTGTTCGATGTCGCCTTTTATTTTGAGTTTTTTAGAACCTAAATCGAAGGACAAAGAATCGTCATTTAAAGTGATCTTAACAGAATTCTTAAAGTTTATATACACTTTGTTTTCTTGCAATTCCAGTTCAACTTGATCAGCAATCTTTGTTTTTAAAGAATCGATCTTTTCAAAAGCGAAGGCAGTATAACGCTTATCAAGATTATCGCGAGCGACAAGAAGACATTTTGTTCCAACTCGTGGAATAACAGGTTCCGTCCAAGTAACGTTGTAGATATAATCGCCACCCGACTTAATCGTCAAAATCTTATCACTTTCGTTGATCGAGTCTACGATTCCAGACTTCGGAAAGTACATTGGAAAACCGATTTTCCAAGCCTGAATGATCGCCTGTATAAAAGTTTTATCTGCCATCTTAGTTCCTTATTTTTTACGTTTCGATTTCGACGAACTTGTCTTTGGCGGTTCGTGATAGAAGCCGGGATAAATTTCTTGTCTATATCCTCCGGTACTAAATTTCTTAACGACCTTATTCACAAAAGTTTTGGCGGTCCTGGAAGAATCTTCCAGATCTTGAATATCGATGATTTGCGAATGTGTGACTGAAGGGAAACCGAACGTTATAAATTTTCCCTCAAAGCCGGAACCGCACCTTTCCTCATAAATCT containing:
- a CDS encoding LIC10183 family protein; this encodes MIDLTNDPLKFGDLVLDSANDDLMTDSNSIRIVLSEIREMFEMTVADDLDYPEIYSRQRAAANSTEYSDQAGRIRDAERILRFHPAIDSQSIEVSLNFENRILVNFRLRTGEVLKGFVMGS
- a CDS encoding baseplate J/gp47 family protein: MNLNTTKEQVLNDHLQAVKSSGVFKNHTFSPTSKTFSLIRALSNAVFLFIDSELISIQKAIHPHTAEDDSLHEHLIRRGMQWKPALPAILKVRIGSSVQPMIDREIPQALVVTTSGPEDQRIRFFLQESLILPAGVASDAQGKYTIEALVQCALDGPIGNVVPSSITLIENPPDGIDYVANFEVTQVQQGQLRETRTSVRSRLMNAEGVSSKWTSAWYISEAESFPFIKRAIFKSAKVLNTDGEVKILLQGSVGPLSDSQLNQLKNHFNAEENDPGGVAHVLVENINEVVINKTVTVKFSSSDTIPSQSVLDQIREEYFLSLSEGQDFIDSQLRALYQTLPNCIDVEFNPLGNVDVPVGSLASAGSSFQVLGAVYA